A single region of the Photobacterium sanguinicancri genome encodes:
- a CDS encoding GNAT family N-acetyltransferase: MIEVVQRDDLSAVIHVIEQAIHQSLAVSKDEADSLVAGCVDEGLKSLLDPSGYIFLLYRQQQQVVGVVLLKPDNGLSSLFVDPAYHRKGIASALLQSALTLRFKDDPTAIIRLNASTYAEPFYRHYGFQQDGEKKNLPGGCIPFSAPIRTLLIR; encoded by the coding sequence ATGATAGAAGTGGTTCAGCGTGACGATTTATCTGCTGTGATTCATGTGATTGAACAAGCGATCCATCAGTCGCTTGCTGTTTCTAAAGATGAAGCCGATAGCTTAGTGGCAGGCTGTGTGGATGAAGGTCTAAAGAGCTTGTTAGACCCTAGCGGTTACATCTTTTTGTTATATCGCCAGCAACAACAGGTTGTTGGTGTTGTTTTACTTAAACCTGATAATGGTTTGAGTAGCCTATTTGTAGACCCCGCTTATCACCGAAAAGGTATAGCATCGGCATTATTACAGTCGGCGCTGACACTACGTTTTAAAGATGATCCTACCGCGATTATTCGCTTAAATGCGTCAACCTATGCCGAGCCGTTTTATCGACATTACGGGTTTCAGCAAGATGGCGAAAAGAAAAATTTACCGGGAGGCTGTATTCCATTTTCCGCCCCGATACGTACGTTATTAATAAGATAA
- a CDS encoding DUF3302 domain-containing protein, whose amino-acid sequence MFLDYFALGLLVFVALVLFYGIIVIHDIPYEISKERDHPHQDAIHYAGWVSLFTLHALWPFLWIWATLWRKDRGWGFQKIQAEQNELHHQINTLSAQVELLSHKIATLEGTPKPVSGSVQPDHTQGNQSQSDQTGEEK is encoded by the coding sequence ATGTTTTTAGATTATTTTGCACTCGGATTATTGGTCTTTGTCGCATTGGTGTTGTTCTACGGTATTATTGTGATACACGATATCCCGTATGAAATATCCAAAGAACGGGATCACCCGCACCAAGATGCGATTCATTATGCTGGTTGGGTAAGCTTATTTACCTTACATGCGCTTTGGCCGTTCCTATGGATTTGGGCAACTTTGTGGCGTAAAGACCGAGGCTGGGGTTTTCAAAAAATTCAGGCTGAGCAGAACGAGTTGCATCATCAAATCAATACCTTATCGGCTCAGGTAGAGCTATTGAGCCACAAAATTGCAACCCTTGAAGGCACACCAAAGCCTGTGTCAGGCTCGGTTCAGCCCGATCATACCCAAGGAAATCAGAGCCAGTCTGATCAAACAGGGGAGGAAAAGTAA
- a CDS encoding HlyD family secretion protein gives MDLLLILTYAALCVFLFKTFNIPLNKWTVPTAVLGGVILIGSLILLMNYNHPHTSQGTQFFVSTPIIPGVRGRVTEVPVEANVLLKKGDVLFKIDPTPYQAEVNRLRAMLAETEQDVLELEAGYKASQASVAKAKAERDRTLAQFKRYEKGYKRGAFTKSDVDNRRQFYLSAEASLEAANAEERRAKLAFESEILGENTTTAQVQAMLRKAEFDLDETIVYAPTAGYVTQVTLRPGMMALPMPLRTVMTFVHQEEQFFVGAFRQNSLLRLKSGFKADMIFRAIPGKTFQAEVVEVLPAIGESQVQAQGTLYSSDMLSRQGRPLVKLRMIDDITHYALPQGTNVEIAVYSDSFEHVSIMRKVLIRMKSWQNFLYLDH, from the coding sequence ATGGATTTACTCTTAATCCTCACATACGCCGCATTGTGTGTGTTTCTTTTTAAAACCTTCAATATTCCATTGAACAAATGGACGGTACCAACGGCTGTACTTGGTGGCGTTATCTTGATTGGTTCGTTAATTCTATTGATGAACTACAACCACCCTCATACTAGCCAAGGCACACAGTTTTTCGTGAGTACACCGATTATTCCCGGTGTGCGTGGCCGTGTGACAGAAGTCCCTGTTGAAGCCAATGTGTTGCTTAAAAAAGGGGATGTCCTGTTTAAAATAGATCCTACGCCATACCAAGCTGAAGTTAACCGCTTAAGGGCGATGTTAGCAGAAACAGAGCAAGACGTGCTGGAACTGGAAGCAGGGTACAAAGCCAGCCAAGCTAGTGTTGCAAAAGCGAAAGCTGAACGTGATCGTACCTTGGCACAATTTAAACGTTATGAAAAAGGCTACAAACGCGGTGCATTCACAAAATCAGATGTTGATAACCGTCGTCAGTTTTATTTGAGTGCGGAAGCAAGCTTAGAAGCGGCTAATGCGGAAGAGCGACGTGCTAAATTGGCTTTTGAATCTGAAATTTTAGGTGAAAATACGACGACAGCACAAGTACAAGCCATGCTGCGTAAAGCGGAGTTTGATTTGGATGAAACCATTGTTTACGCGCCTACAGCAGGCTATGTTACTCAAGTAACCTTGCGCCCAGGCATGATGGCATTGCCAATGCCGTTACGAACAGTGATGACCTTTGTACACCAAGAAGAGCAGTTCTTTGTGGGGGCATTTAGGCAGAACTCGCTGTTGCGGTTAAAGTCAGGCTTTAAAGCTGACATGATTTTTCGCGCCATTCCGGGCAAAACATTTCAAGCTGAAGTAGTTGAAGTTTTGCCTGCCATTGGGGAAAGCCAAGTGCAAGCACAAGGAACCTTGTACAGCTCTGACATGCTGAGTCGCCAAGGTCGACCTTTAGTGAAATTGAGGATGATTGATGACATTACGCACTATGCGTTACCGCAAGGAACCAATGTTGAAATCGCAGTTTACTCTGACAGTTTTGAGCATGTGTCGATTATGCGTAAAGTACTCATTCGTATGAAGAGTTGGCAGAACTTCTTGTACCTAGATCACTAA